In Flavivirga abyssicola, the following are encoded in one genomic region:
- a CDS encoding beta-glucosidase family protein encodes MTSTVKAQKNQMIEKKIDSIISLLTLEEKVAMCHAQSKFSTPGVARLGIPEVWMSDGPHGVRAEINWDNWGYAEWTNDSITAFPALTCLASTFNPKLAKEYGFSIGEEARYRKKDVLLGPGVNIYRTPYNGRNFEYMGEDPYLASKLVVPYIKGVQENGVAACVKHFVLNNQEHLRDKINVEVSDRALYEIYLPAFKAAVKEGNTWAIMGAYNKFRGKYTTHNPTLHKILKTDWEFDGVVISDWSSAHSTKEAALYGLDMEMGTGTDGLGTTTLNHYSNYYLATPFLKAIKKGEIEESVVDNKVRRILRLMLRTNMSDNRPFGRMNNVEHHNVARNVATEGIVLLKNKDNFFPIEDEKGLTIAVIGENATRSMTAGGGSSELKPQFEISPLEGLKARYKNAKIVHAMGFASGPSIYDEVLPSPYDADSLKIEAIKVAKKADIVLFVGGLNKSHLQDCEGEDRKQFELPFGQDELLNEITAVNKNVGVVLLTGNAVEMSWLDKINGLIQGWYLGSMAGDALADVISGDVNPSGKLPFSFPTKLKDNAAHHFGELSYPGDGTNQYYKEDILVGYRWHDTKKIKPLFAFGEGMSYTSFELSDFKLNKKTYSKGEQVVISGAVSNTGNTDGAEVIQVYVGKPKSKVKRALKELKGFKKMVLKKSTSQSVEISIYVNDLAFYDENISDWNLEKGNYIAYIGNASNNISKTIKFEVE; translated from the coding sequence ATGACTAGTACAGTAAAAGCACAGAAGAATCAAATGATAGAAAAAAAGATTGATAGTATAATTTCCTTATTGACTTTGGAAGAAAAAGTAGCGATGTGTCATGCACAATCTAAATTTAGTACACCGGGAGTAGCACGTCTTGGAATTCCCGAGGTATGGATGTCTGATGGGCCTCATGGTGTAAGAGCAGAAATAAATTGGGATAACTGGGGGTATGCAGAATGGACTAATGATTCCATTACAGCCTTTCCAGCACTAACCTGTTTAGCATCGACTTTTAATCCAAAGCTTGCCAAAGAATATGGTTTCAGTATTGGAGAGGAAGCACGATACAGAAAAAAAGATGTGCTTTTAGGTCCAGGAGTTAATATATACAGAACCCCATACAATGGTAGAAACTTTGAGTATATGGGCGAAGATCCGTATTTAGCTTCAAAGCTTGTAGTGCCTTATATAAAAGGAGTTCAAGAAAATGGCGTTGCCGCATGTGTAAAACATTTTGTTTTAAATAATCAGGAGCATTTGCGAGATAAAATCAATGTTGAAGTAAGCGATAGAGCCTTATACGAAATTTATTTACCAGCCTTTAAAGCAGCAGTAAAAGAAGGCAACACTTGGGCAATTATGGGGGCTTACAATAAATTTAGAGGTAAGTACACTACACATAACCCAACACTTCATAAAATACTAAAAACAGATTGGGAGTTTGATGGTGTTGTAATAAGCGATTGGAGTTCGGCACATTCCACAAAAGAAGCTGCTTTGTACGGTTTAGATATGGAAATGGGTACAGGAACAGATGGTTTGGGAACAACCACTTTAAATCACTATAGCAACTATTATTTGGCAACACCTTTCTTGAAAGCAATTAAAAAGGGAGAAATAGAAGAATCTGTAGTTGACAATAAAGTGAGACGCATTCTAAGGTTGATGTTAAGAACAAACATGAGTGACAATAGGCCTTTTGGAAGAATGAACAATGTAGAACACCATAATGTAGCTAGAAATGTAGCTACAGAAGGTATTGTGCTACTTAAAAATAAAGATAATTTTTTCCCGATTGAAGATGAAAAAGGACTAACAATAGCTGTTATTGGAGAAAATGCAACACGATCAATGACTGCGGGTGGTGGTTCTTCAGAATTAAAACCACAATTTGAAATATCCCCTCTTGAAGGATTAAAAGCACGTTATAAAAACGCAAAAATTGTTCATGCCATGGGGTTTGCTTCAGGGCCCTCAATATATGACGAAGTTTTGCCTTCGCCGTATGATGCAGATTCCTTAAAAATTGAAGCTATTAAAGTTGCCAAAAAAGCAGATATAGTGTTGTTCGTTGGCGGTTTAAATAAAAGCCACCTTCAAGATTGTGAAGGGGAAGATAGAAAACAATTTGAATTACCTTTTGGACAAGATGAATTACTAAATGAAATTACGGCAGTTAATAAAAATGTTGGTGTAGTGCTATTAACAGGGAATGCTGTAGAAATGTCCTGGTTAGATAAAATTAATGGGCTAATACAAGGATGGTATCTGGGAAGTATGGCAGGAGATGCGTTAGCAGATGTTATTAGTGGAGATGTTAATCCTTCAGGGAAACTACCATTCTCGTTTCCTACAAAATTAAAAGATAATGCAGCCCATCATTTTGGAGAACTGTCTTACCCAGGAGACGGTACTAATCAATATTACAAAGAAGATATTTTAGTAGGATATCGTTGGCATGATACAAAAAAGATTAAACCTCTATTTGCCTTTGGTGAAGGGATGTCTTATACCTCATTCGAGTTATCCGATTTTAAATTAAACAAAAAAACATATTCAAAAGGAGAGCAAGTAGTTATCTCCGGAGCGGTTTCAAATACAGGAAATACAGATGGAGCAGAAGTCATTCAGGTTTATGTTGGAAAGCCAAAATCTAAAGTAAAAAGAGCCCTTAAAGAACTAAAAGGATTTAAGAAAATGGTATTAAAAAAGAGTACCTCGCAGTCTGTCGAGATATCCATTTATGTAAATGATTTGGCATTTTATGATGAGAATATTTCAGATTGGAATTTAGAAAAAGGGAATTATATAGCATATATAGGAAATGCATCTAATAATATTTCCAAGACAATAAAATTTGAAGTTGAATAA
- a CDS encoding RagB/SusD family nutrient uptake outer membrane protein gives MKFRNIKGIVTIGALLLVLLYGCSDSFLQDPNTKDLTEAFVYGSDATAIAAVTGVYDGLQNDSQGDPGLPNEYNVKGIFAYANYPALDWQPQARRADSDYFNFDVNPDGEVPVKIWPNNYRAIGRANNALVGLQSGIDGGSISADLGNRLIGEVLVIRAISYQYLAAVYGDVPIMLSIADDPFKGRDPQDMVFQQIVTDMNDAVNRLPWSHDTDKGRVTKGTAYAVLGNAHMWLKQYSEAITAFEAIEAGGVTSLEPDYFDIHALDNPNGVESLFELQWAANGDLGWNRNDEVNILQLFAMPTDITGGGGFAGIPTKELYDSFEPGDLRRQATVIAPGEEHPDPLIDINMYDGVNINTAGTVAEPWTGGDPAGRSGYWGVKSWRDPNIDGWGREQLFGGQGHIWIRYGEVLLSLAESALREGQTAKAQTAFDRVRDRAWGGTAPAKTVSIANILQEYRHELGGEFSLWAVIRRSGEAAMFIQDSYGLTLPQGRDLMPVPNTEISVNSNLLPQNTGY, from the coding sequence ATGAAATTTAGAAATATTAAAGGAATTGTAACCATAGGAGCGCTTTTATTAGTGTTATTATATGGTTGTTCAGATAGTTTCTTACAAGATCCAAATACTAAAGATTTAACGGAAGCATTTGTTTATGGATCTGATGCAACTGCAATAGCAGCAGTAACCGGTGTGTATGATGGGCTTCAAAATGACTCTCAAGGAGATCCTGGGTTGCCTAATGAATATAATGTAAAAGGTATTTTTGCCTACGCAAATTATCCTGCTTTAGATTGGCAGCCACAAGCACGACGTGCTGATTCAGATTACTTCAATTTTGATGTTAATCCAGATGGCGAAGTTCCTGTAAAAATTTGGCCTAATAATTACAGGGCAATTGGTAGAGCCAATAATGCATTAGTAGGTCTTCAATCGGGTATAGATGGAGGAAGTATAAGTGCAGATTTAGGTAACCGTTTAATTGGAGAAGTACTAGTTATTAGAGCCATCTCTTACCAATACCTTGCTGCAGTTTATGGAGATGTTCCTATAATGTTGAGCATAGCCGATGATCCATTTAAAGGAAGAGACCCTCAAGATATGGTGTTTCAGCAAATAGTAACCGATATGAATGATGCTGTTAACAGGCTTCCTTGGTCACATGATACCGATAAAGGAAGAGTCACAAAAGGAACTGCATATGCCGTATTAGGAAATGCTCATATGTGGTTAAAACAGTATTCTGAGGCTATTACGGCTTTTGAAGCTATAGAAGCAGGAGGAGTCACTTCATTAGAACCTGATTACTTCGATATTCATGCGTTAGACAATCCTAATGGAGTAGAATCTTTATTTGAATTGCAATGGGCTGCTAACGGTGATTTAGGTTGGAATAGAAATGATGAAGTAAATATTTTACAGCTATTTGCTATGCCTACCGATATTACAGGTGGTGGAGGTTTTGCTGGAATCCCCACAAAAGAATTGTACGATTCTTTCGAACCGGGCGATTTAAGAAGACAAGCTACGGTAATAGCCCCTGGAGAGGAGCATCCAGATCCATTAATAGATATAAACATGTATGATGGTGTAAATATTAATACAGCTGGAACTGTAGCAGAACCATGGACAGGTGGAGACCCAGCAGGCAGATCAGGTTATTGGGGCGTTAAGAGCTGGAGAGATCCAAATATTGATGGATGGGGTAGAGAACAACTTTTTGGTGGTCAAGGGCATATCTGGATACGCTATGGCGAAGTGCTTTTAAGTTTAGCAGAATCTGCTTTAAGAGAAGGCCAAACAGCTAAAGCACAAACAGCTTTTGATAGAGTAAGAGATAGAGCTTGGGGAGGAACAGCGCCTGCTAAAACCGTTTCTATAGCTAATATATTGCAGGAATACAGACATGAATTAGGAGGAGAATTCTCTTTATGGGCAGTAATTAGAAGATCAGGTGAAGCCGCTATGTTTATTCAAGATTCATATGGTTTAACGCTTCCTCAAGGTCGCGACTTAATGCCCGTACCAAATACAGAAATATCTGTTAATTCTAATTTGTTACCTCAAAATACCGGATATTAA
- a CDS encoding VCBS repeat-containing protein, whose protein sequence is MRILYASLVLLMFLQSCKKHDVKQFSLLLADETGIEFSNDLIETDSLNYFTYPYMYMGGGVSAGDINNDGLVDLFFTANMKSNTLYLNKGDFVFEDITEKAKIKGDDRWFTGTTMVDINNDGYLDIYVSVSGKGDKRNNLLYINNGDLTFTEQAKKYGIDHKGHTTQSTFFDYDNDGDLDLYLANYPPTPFKSPVAFYKYKVHNPKIEESDILFKNNGDGTFTDVTVDAGVLNFGLSLSATIADFNNDGWKDIYVSNDFDAPDFMYLNNKNGTFKEIAKNAVNHTAQYGMGSDIADYNNDNLHDIAQVDMTPEDNRRSKANMSSMNPVGFTKMINAGLHYQYMQNCLQLNRGNDTNGNPVFSEVSRIAGIATTDWSWSILFSDLDNDGWKDITISNGTRRDINNRDYFLSLKSRNHFGGVKLSAEEIKQIPSEKISNYIFKNTKNHTFKNMVKEWGWEEKTFSNGVAYADLDNDGDLDFIINNIDHKASVYRNNNLNNNNFLQVTFKGSKNNKNGIGAKVYVTSSDLQQFGELTLSRGFQSSVAPRLHFGLGKTETVSNIKVVWPDGLVSELRDVKANQNLVIDYTSAKKINQHKKVNTTIFKTLDLDTLQVDFKHTENKYNDYYVEPLLPHQTSMLGSGVAVADVNGDGLDDFYIGGASKQAGALYIQNANGKFEKTNNDVWELDKNKEDMSALFFDADADGDNDLYVVSGGNEKYGDLLNFQDRLYINDGKGHFSKDVHRLPLIETSGSRVTAGDYDNDGDMDLFVGGRLVAGKYPWPTKSYILNNDKGVFKDVTKILAPDFNTLGMITDASWTDFDGNGTLDLIIVGEWTPILFYSNTDGTFKNVTDKTGLKNTSGWWSSITQDDFDNDGDMDYVVGNLGLNYKYKATAEEPFEVFADDFDGNNRKDIVLSYYNFGKLFPVRGKSCSTQQIPSLSKKFNKYDVFAEADVTEVYGKEQLEKAEIHYKAKTFASSYIENLGHGNFKLIKLPNEAQFSSVNKIITDDIDNDGFKDIVIAGNLYTSEIETPRNDSSIGNYLKGDGNGNFLSVPSAECGLSIRGDVKDLISININGHKHIIAAKNNDYPQFIKIN, encoded by the coding sequence ATGAGAATACTATATGCCAGTTTAGTGTTATTAATGTTTTTGCAATCTTGTAAAAAACATGATGTAAAACAGTTTAGTCTGTTATTAGCAGACGAGACAGGTATTGAATTTTCTAATGATTTAATTGAGACCGATAGTTTAAACTATTTCACTTACCCGTATATGTATATGGGTGGAGGCGTTTCAGCTGGTGATATCAATAATGATGGATTGGTAGACTTGTTTTTTACTGCAAACATGAAATCTAATACATTATATCTCAATAAAGGAGATTTTGTATTTGAAGATATAACCGAAAAAGCCAAAATTAAGGGTGATGATAGATGGTTTACAGGCACTACTATGGTAGATATTAACAATGATGGGTATCTGGATATTTATGTGAGTGTTTCTGGCAAAGGGGATAAGAGGAATAATTTATTATATATCAATAACGGTGATTTAACGTTTACAGAACAAGCCAAAAAATATGGTATAGACCATAAAGGACATACCACCCAAAGTACTTTCTTTGATTACGATAATGATGGTGATTTAGATCTATACCTAGCCAATTATCCACCAACACCATTTAAAAGTCCTGTTGCATTTTATAAGTACAAAGTGCATAATCCAAAAATAGAAGAGTCCGATATTTTATTCAAAAATAATGGAGATGGTACATTTACAGATGTTACTGTTGACGCAGGAGTTTTAAACTTTGGATTATCATTAAGTGCTACCATCGCCGATTTTAATAATGATGGATGGAAAGATATTTATGTGTCAAACGATTTTGACGCTCCAGATTTTATGTATCTAAATAACAAGAATGGGACGTTTAAAGAAATAGCTAAAAATGCCGTAAATCATACGGCACAATATGGGATGGGGTCAGATATTGCTGATTATAATAATGATAATCTACATGATATAGCTCAAGTAGATATGACACCAGAAGATAATAGACGATCTAAAGCTAATATGTCTAGCATGAATCCAGTAGGGTTTACAAAAATGATAAATGCAGGCTTACATTATCAGTATATGCAGAATTGTTTACAATTAAACAGAGGAAATGACACTAATGGAAATCCTGTTTTTAGCGAAGTGTCAAGAATAGCAGGTATCGCAACTACAGATTGGAGTTGGTCAATCTTATTTTCAGATTTAGATAATGATGGATGGAAAGACATTACAATTTCAAATGGAACAAGAAGAGATATAAATAATAGAGATTATTTTCTTAGTTTAAAATCCAGAAATCATTTTGGAGGAGTAAAATTATCAGCAGAAGAGATTAAGCAAATTCCATCAGAAAAAATATCGAATTATATTTTTAAAAATACTAAAAACCATACATTTAAGAATATGGTTAAAGAATGGGGATGGGAAGAAAAAACATTTTCTAATGGTGTCGCTTATGCCGATTTAGATAATGATGGCGATTTAGATTTTATAATAAATAATATAGATCATAAAGCTAGTGTTTATAGAAACAATAATTTAAATAATAATAATTTTTTACAAGTTACCTTCAAAGGATCAAAAAATAATAAAAATGGTATCGGAGCCAAAGTATATGTCACTTCAAGTGATTTACAACAATTTGGTGAACTTACATTGAGTAGAGGTTTCCAATCATCTGTAGCGCCTAGACTTCATTTTGGTCTAGGAAAAACCGAAACGGTTTCCAATATTAAAGTTGTATGGCCAGATGGGTTAGTTTCAGAACTAAGAGATGTAAAGGCAAACCAGAATTTAGTAATTGATTATACGTCAGCAAAAAAAATAAATCAGCATAAAAAAGTAAATACAACTATATTTAAAACATTAGACTTAGATACACTTCAGGTAGATTTTAAGCATACCGAAAATAAGTATAATGATTATTATGTAGAACCACTTTTGCCCCACCAAACATCCATGTTAGGCTCTGGAGTGGCAGTAGCAGATGTTAATGGTGATGGATTAGATGACTTTTATATAGGAGGTGCTAGTAAACAAGCAGGAGCATTGTATATCCAAAATGCAAACGGAAAGTTTGAAAAAACAAATAACGATGTTTGGGAATTAGATAAAAATAAGGAAGATATGAGCGCCTTGTTTTTTGATGCAGATGCAGATGGTGATAATGATTTATATGTAGTAAGTGGAGGGAACGAAAAGTATGGAGATCTGTTGAATTTTCAAGATCGTTTATACATAAATGATGGTAAAGGTCATTTTTCAAAAGATGTACATCGTCTCCCTTTAATAGAAACTAGCGGATCTAGAGTAACCGCAGGAGATTATGATAATGATGGTGATATGGATTTATTTGTTGGAGGTAGGTTGGTAGCTGGTAAATACCCATGGCCAACTAAAAGCTATATTTTAAACAATGATAAAGGTGTTTTTAAAGATGTAACCAAAATATTAGCTCCTGATTTTAATACACTAGGCATGATTACTGATGCTAGTTGGACAGATTTTGATGGTAATGGTACTTTAGATCTTATTATTGTTGGAGAATGGACACCAATTTTATTTTATAGTAATACAGATGGTACATTTAAAAATGTTACAGATAAAACAGGTTTAAAAAACACCAGTGGTTGGTGGTCTAGTATCACGCAAGATGATTTTGATAATGACGGAGATATGGACTATGTGGTTGGCAATCTGGGCTTAAATTATAAATATAAAGCTACCGCTGAAGAACCTTTTGAAGTATTTGCAGATGATTTTGACGGCAACAATAGAAAGGATATTGTGTTGAGTTATTATAACTTTGGCAAGTTATTTCCTGTGCGAGGTAAATCGTGCTCAACTCAGCAAATCCCTTCATTAAGTAAAAAGTTTAATAAATATGATGTATTTGCAGAAGCAGACGTCACAGAAGTTTACGGTAAAGAACAATTAGAAAAAGCAGAAATACATTATAAAGCAAAGACTTTTGCAAGCAGCTATATTGAAAATTTAGGACATGGTAATTTTAAACTGATCAAATTACCTAACGAAGCTCAGTTTTCTTCAGTAAACAAAATTATTACGGACGATATAGATAACGATGGGTTTAAAGATATTGTGATTGCTGGAAATTTATACACTTCAGAGATAGAGACTCCTAGAAATGACTCTAGTATAGGTAATTATTTAAAAGGGGATGGCAATGGTAATTTTTTATCTGTGCCAAGTGCAGAATGTGGTTTGTCTATTAGAGGAGATGTAAAAGATTTGATTTCAATTAATATTAATGGTCACAAACATATCATTGCAGCCAAAAATAACGATTACCCTCAATTTATTAAAATAAATTGA
- a CDS encoding carboxylesterase family protein produces the protein MLKLPIPFIFFVFLSCISAKAQKVTLKEKAYNMEELTIDSLLTKYVFSSSNGLKMPYRLFSPKNEAKTKIPLVVFLHGRGDRGVDNDSKIYHEAGIITNSNSLLETTMQSQYPCHILIPQCSDKTENEEWAKWIGNSPETPFKGLGTDGTYKMSPEPSESGAAALELIEQTIKDKNIDTDRVYIIGLSMGGFGTWEFTARKPHLFAGAIPMAGYSDPDQLEKIKHISFWIFHGDIDKWNPVTGSRTMFKLLSNSNADVKYTEYRNTGHGESFKKAFNETELIPWLFSKKRKMNSSQKKL, from the coding sequence ATGTTAAAATTACCTATACCATTTATTTTTTTTGTTTTTCTAAGCTGTATAAGTGCAAAGGCACAAAAAGTCACCTTAAAGGAGAAGGCTTATAACATGGAAGAATTGACCATTGATTCTTTATTGACAAAGTATGTTTTTTCGTCTTCAAATGGATTAAAAATGCCTTATCGTTTGTTTAGCCCCAAAAATGAGGCCAAAACAAAAATTCCTTTAGTGGTTTTTTTACACGGAAGGGGTGACCGGGGAGTTGATAATGATTCAAAGATATACCATGAAGCAGGGATAATTACGAATTCAAATTCATTATTAGAAACCACAATGCAATCTCAATACCCCTGTCATATTTTAATTCCGCAGTGTTCAGATAAAACAGAAAATGAAGAATGGGCAAAATGGATTGGGAATTCACCAGAAACACCTTTTAAAGGTTTAGGAACAGATGGTACTTATAAAATGAGTCCTGAGCCTTCCGAATCTGGAGCAGCTGCATTAGAATTAATAGAGCAAACAATAAAAGATAAAAATATTGATACAGATAGAGTTTATATCATAGGGCTGTCAATGGGTGGTTTTGGAACTTGGGAATTCACAGCCAGAAAACCACATTTATTTGCAGGAGCCATACCTATGGCTGGCTATTCTGATCCAGATCAACTGGAAAAAATAAAGCATATCTCATTCTGGATATTTCATGGGGATATCGATAAGTGGAACCCAGTAACAGGATCAAGGACAATGTTTAAGCTATTGTCTAATAGTAATGCAGATGTAAAGTATACAGAGTACAGAAATACAGGTCACGGAGAATCATTCAAAAAAGCGTTCAATGAAACAGAACTGATTCCTTGGCTTTTTTCCAAAAAAAGAAAAATGAATTCATCTCAAAAAAAATTATGA